In Cynocephalus volans isolate mCynVol1 chromosome 16, mCynVol1.pri, whole genome shotgun sequence, the following proteins share a genomic window:
- the CDK3 gene encoding cyclin-dependent kinase 3 — MDVFQKVEKIGEGTYGVVYKAKNKETGQLVALKKIRLDLEAEGVPSTAIREISLLKELKHPNIVRLLDVVHNEKKIYLVFEFLSQDLRKYMDSAPASELPLHLVKSYLFQLLQGVNFCHSHRVIHRDLKPQNLLISELGAIKLADFGLARVFGVPLRTYTHEVVTLWYRAPEILLGSKFYSTAVDVWSVGCIFAEMVTRKALFPGDSEIDQLFRIFRTLGTPSEAVWPGVTQLPDYKGSFPKWTRKGMEEIVPNLEPEGKDLLMQLLQYDPSRRISAKAALAHPYFSSAEPPRAPCQRVLKHFCR, encoded by the exons ATGGATGTGTTCCAGAAGGTAGAGAAGATCGGAGAGGGCACCTATGGGGTGGTGTATAAGGCCAAGAACAAGGAGACAGGGCAGCTCGTGGCCCTCAAGAAGATCAGGCTGGATCT GGAGGCCGAGGGGGTCCCAAGCACCGCCATCAGGGAGATCTCCTTGCTCAAAGAACTGAAGCACCCCAACATCGTCAG gctgctggatgtGGTGCACAATGAGAAGAAGATTTACCTAGTGTTTGAGTTCCTCAGCCAGGACCTGAGGAAGTACATGGACTCTGCCCCAGCCTCGGAGCTCCCCCTGCACTTGGTCAAG AGCTACCTCTTCCAGCTGCTGCAGGGGGTGAATTTTTGCCACTCTCATCGGGTCATCCACCGAGATCTGAAGCCCCAGAATCTGCTCATCAGTGAGCTGGGTGCCATCAAGCTGGCTGACTTTGGACTGGCTCGAGTCTTCGGGGTGCCCCTGCGCACTTACACCCATGAG GTGGTGACACTGTGGTATCGCGCCCCTGAGATCCTCTTGGGCAGCAAGTTTTATTCGACAGCTGTGGATGTCTGGAGCGTTGGTTGCATCTTTGCAGAGATG GTGACTCGCAAAGCCCTGTTTCCTGGTGACTCTGAGATTGACCAGCTCTTTCGTATCTTTCGTACCCTGGGAACACCCAGTGAAGCCGTATGGCCAGGGGTCACCCAGCTGCCTGACTATAAGGGCAGCTTCCCCAAGTGGACCAGGAAGGGGATGGAGGAGATTGTGCCCAATCTGGAGCCAGAGGGCAAAGATCTGCTTATG CAACTCTTGCAGTATGACCCCAGCCGGCGGATCTCGGCCAAGGCCGCCCTTGCCCATCCGTACTTCTCGTCTGCGGAGCCCCCCCGGGCCCCCTGCCAGAGAGTGCTGAAGCATTTTTGCCGCTGA